One Vespa velutina chromosome 12, iVesVel2.1, whole genome shotgun sequence DNA window includes the following coding sequences:
- the LOC124953284 gene encoding tubby-related protein 4 isoform X3 encodes MHLHFEKNNNAKCDCNILSLSWMGKVPDESPEDEGWKLDRTNYYQEGWLATGNARGLVGVTFTTSHCRTRAAELPLRANYNLRGHRSEVIFVKWNEPYQKLASCDSSGVIFVWIKYEGRWSIELINDRNTPVTHFSWSHDGRMALICYRDGFVLVGSVGGQRYWSSMLNDKATITCGIWTPDDQQVYFGTTAGQLIVMDVHGAMVSEVQLAAGVTSMAWSAEKFTMEEGDEDVTSDKSRRDERNYILAVCLADGNIVMLRSFDDVSPITIRTNLKTPLHAEWSNSRKLLAIAGTKDSDSLPQNNSLEYTNLLKFYSVNGTLVYTTVIPYTQCPVSALTWGHNDRRLFVATGARVHAAWVSRRVGSLQLLSRLAVRAALTRESSVQQLPLPSRLRASVAALFASTIRCPVPEPRELRRFVSRPPAGSGRLHCTMLRHAVEPIPCYTLYLEYLGGLVPLLKGRRTSKIRPEFVIFDPQSQDTLQLFDDVSQCPSFSDGSDTERDTADLCGSPRNRRKNRRKKEEKGSEETDDLTYVDTLPEHARLVEVTSNIWGTKFKFHGLADSVPANLGQVTYRTSLLHLQPRQMTLVMTELRDDLPAGPDPSFNPNLFSEDEEETFQDLQGTSRATSETQPPPIAPMTPRNARLNPNRPKSQISNQFLTTEALPASLARVENYENEFPYVDLQEMTNLYENIRSAPTNTYRTPPRHNPPRCCDVPALQSPKNAVAPTQTLIATSNTGTDYSSNIQRVKTALADQQNTGMVTKKELENNKLNQISQEDKSSLNSGSSNIIPTSMHNGQVPLAEASSSQNSILNNLDGGNDCSQSQMIYMNGLNIMTSCSSNVLNSNHSNNVQQSCHGFLHPRNNQNNGTNLSISPSQSNLNPFSKHNNGSNGSSSLLLPSTCSYQLSDNSDHEQSTSCSPCNLKQQKEMKSQGSYGKINVSNQSNGKTEELRFIDEESKAEADIEQFRGVHRTPTVVSIGPLCSNDSIVRSCSVGYLDLVDVHQLVPCDVALKMLRKEAPNKRLVLVSRKTKRRKKNRPQHDIGQQNSKPPRLRNCGKSKSLDSSDIFPSNELITTPPQLPEHLEEASNVVNNSENVTEEKCSDLNIVVLGEINNDTVMERQKKILHGNDETYVEKPCRLETCVSPVRGSSPSGSLASSLDGLAARLKDFDESHSLPPPSPRPSSSCRLPRSSPSSPAPSKKGKRPASASPIRRRLLSSPLLNRRTRKSRGESSDEEGLIQDDSSSNYRDLETFQKAQLRQKLKQRGAGMSNGHNKQETTRRELVMHNKAPMWNEASQVYQLDFGGRVTQESAKNFQIEFRGKQVMQFGRIDGNAYTLDFQYPFSALQAFAVALANVTQRLK; translated from the exons gtaATATTTGTGAAATGGAACGAGCCATATCAGAAGTTAGCATCATGTGACAGTTCAGGTGTAATCTTCGTTTGGATAAAATACGAAGGAAGATGGAGTATAGAATTGATAAATGATAGGAACACACCTGTGACGCATTTCTCTTGGTCTCACGATGGTCGAATGGCTCTTATATGTtatcga gaTGGTTTCGTATTGGTCGGCAGTGTTGGTGGACAAAGATATTGGTCGTCTATGTTGAACGACAAAGCTACGATAACTTGTGGAATTTGGACACCGGATGATCAACAg GTTTATTTTGGAACAACGGCTGGACAATTGATAGTGATGGATGTGCATGGTGCAATGGTATCGGAGGTACAATTGGCAGCGGGTGTTACCTCAATGGCTTGGAGTGCCGAAAAATTTACGATGGAGGAAGGTGACGAAGATGTTACAAGCGATAAATCAAGAAGGG ACGAACGTAATTACATATTAGCTGTTTGCCTTGCCGATGGTAACATAGTTATGCTTCGTTCCTTCGACGACGTATCACCAATAACTATACgtacaaatttaaaaacaCCTTTACACGCAGAATGGAGTAATTCAAGAAAGTTATTAGCTATTGCGGGAACGAAGGATTCGGATTCTCTTCctcaaaataattcattagaaTATACGAACCTATTAAAGTTCTATTCGGTTAACGGTACCCTCGTTTACACGACAGTAATTCCATACACgcag TGCCCTGTATCGGCGTTAACCTGGGGTCATAACGACAGAAGACTCTTCGTAGCCACTGGTGCAAGAGTACATGCGGCATGGGTCTCCAG GAGGGTCGGTTCATTGCAGTTGCTATCTAGATTAGCAGTGAGGGCAGCCCTCACAAGAGAATCCAGTGTCCAACAACTTCCGTTACCATCTAGATTAAGAGCATCGGTAGCTGCATTGTTTGCTAGTACGATACG GTGTCCAGTACCAGAGCCAAGAGAATTAAGACGTTTTGTATCTAGGCCACCAGCTGGAAGTGGAAGATTACATTGTACAATGCTTAGACATGCCGTAGAACCTATACCttgttatacattatatttagaatatttagGTGGTTTGGTACCATTATTAAAAGGTCGAAGAACCAGTAAAATCAGGCCAGAGTTTGTAATATTCGATCCCCAGAGTCAAGACACTTTACAATTATTCGACGATGTATCACAATGTCCTTCCTTCAGCGATGGTTCTGATACAGAAAGAGATACCGCAGATTTATGTGGTTCCCCAAGAAATCGtcgaaaaaatagaagaaagaaggaagaaaagggcTCAGAGGAAACTGATGATCTCACTTACGTCGACACTTTGCCCGAG CACGCTAGATTGGTCGAAGTAACGTCAAATATTTGGGGCACGAAATTTAAATTCCACGGCTTGGCAGATTCTGTACCAGCTAACTTAGGTCAAGTTACTTATCGAACATCATTGTTACATTTGCAACCAAGGCAAATGACATTGGTGATGACGGAATTGAGAGATGATTTACCTGCAG GTCCAGATCCAAGTTTCAACCCTAATTTATTTTCCGAAGACGAGGAGGAAACATTTCAGGATCTTCAGGGAACTTCTAGAGCAACGTCGGAAACTCAGCCACCTCCGATAGCTCCTATGACGCCGCGAAACGCACGACTGAATCCAAATCGTCCAAAGTCACAAATctcaaatcaatttttaaccACAGAAGCCTTACCTGCCTCTTTGGCACGCGTCGAAAATTATGAAAACGAATTCCCATATGTAGATCTTCAAGAGATGACGAATTTGTATGAGAATATAAGAAGCGCACCTACGAATACTTATCGTACACCACCTAGGCACAATCCACCTAGATGTTGCGACGTTCCAGCTTTGCAATCGCCTAAAAATGCAGTCGCGCCGACACAAACTTTAATAGCCACGTCGAATACAGGTACCGATTATTCGAGTAATATTCAAAGAGTTAAGACGGCATTGGCCGATCAACAAAATACCGGTATGGTTACGAAAAAGGAACTCGAAAATAATAAGCTCAATCAGATATCTCAAGAGGACAAATCTAGCCTAAATTCTGGTTCGTCCAACATCATTCCAACGTCCATGCATAACGGCCAGGTACCATTAGCCGAAGCATCGAGCTCGCAAAACtccatattaaataatttggaTGGTGGTAACGATTGTTCCCAATCACAAATGATTTATATGAATGGCTTGAACATCATGACGTCATGTTCGAGTAACGTCCTAAACTCAAATCACTCGAACAACGTGCAACAAAGCTGCCACGGTTTCTTACATCCAAGGAACAATCAAAATAATGGGACTAACTTGAGCATAAGCCCATCGCAAAGTAATTTAAATCCATTTTCAAAACATAATAATGGCTCGAACGGTTCGTCCAGTTTATTACTTCCGTCTACGTGTTCCTATCAATTATCAGATAATTCTGATCACGAACAATCGACTTCATGTTCGCCGTGTAATTTGAAACaacaaaaggaaatgaaatctCAGGGTAGTTATGGAAAAATCAATGTTTCTAATCAATCAAACGGAAAGACAGAAGAGCTTCGTTTTATCGACGAAGAGAGTAAAGCCGAGGCGGACATTGAACAATTTCGTGGTGTTCATAGGACACCAACGGTCGTTAGTATTGGTCCACTTTGTTCAAATGATTCAATAGTAAGAAGTTGTAGCGTTGGATATTTAGATCTGGTAGACGTTCATCAGTTGGTTCCTTGCGATGTTGCCTTGAAAATGTTGAGAAAGGAAGCGCCTAACAAGAGATTGGTATTGGTttcgagaaaaacaaaaagaaggaaaaagaatagacCACAGCACGATATTGGACAACAAAATAGTAAACCACCGAGACTTCGTAATTGTGGTAAATCGAAGAGTTTAGACTCCAGTGATATATTCCCTAGTAACGAACTTATAACTACACCTCCTCAATTGCCTGAACACCTTGAGGAAGCATCGAACGTTGTTAATAATTCTGAAAATGTAACGGAGGAGAAGTGCAGTGATTTGAATATAGTAGTATTAGGAGAGATTAACAACGATACCGTGATGGAACGTCAAAAAAAGATACTTCATGGTAACGATGAAACTTACGTTGAGAAACCATGTCGATTGGAAACTTGTGTGTCTCCTGTTAG gGGTTCTAGTCCAAGTGGTTCTTTGGCATCATCATTGGACGGTCTTGCTGCAAGACTCAAAGATTTCGATGAGAGTCATTCTTTACCACCCCCATCACCTCGTCCATCCTCAAG ttGTAGACTGCCAAGAAGTTCACCAAGCAGTCCGGCACCctcgaagaaaggaaaaagaccaGCTTCGGCTTCGCCAATCAGAAGGAGGCTATTATCGAGTCCTTTGTTAAACAGGCGAACGCGAAAAAGTCGTGGCGAGAGTTCCGATGAGGAAGGATTAATACAGGACGACTCGTCATCGAATTATCGCGACTTGGAAACCTTTCAGAAAGCACAGCTACGTCAGAAA ttgAAACAAAGGGGTGCTGGAATGTCTAATGGTCATAATAAACAGGAGACAACTAGACGAGAACTTGTGATGCACAATAAAGCACCAATGTGGAACGAAGCTAGTCAGGTTTATCAGCTTGATTTTGGTGGTAGAGTAACACAAGAAAGTGCtaagaattttcaaattgaatttaGAGGGAAACAG GTGATGCAATTTGGCCGGATAGATGGAAATGCCTACACGTTGGATTTTCAATACCCTTTCAGTGCATTGCAAGCTTTTGCTGTTGCCTTGGCAAATGTTACGCAACGGCTCAAGTAA